From a region of the Pontixanthobacter gangjinensis genome:
- a CDS encoding ATP-binding cassette domain-containing protein, which produces MGPFKAYLADIWRDSGKQMPWAATLVVLGALVEGIGLLAILPLAALITGNADTELGRSALSAMSGIGLVTEFSRALALTTGFLIILAIRNLIMWRRDTLLFSLGVSYVDRWRTRLLSAIGNADWATVSALRRSDFEHAITNDVSRLSSSTDQMLRSAAMIALSVVQLGIIAALSPMLLILVFALLGVSLLFTLPLMRKAGRLGKKLTKSGRRIYGVLGDFMSSQKLARLNNAEADFLERFSGSIRDVRTNQTAFMSSQIVARGWFQMAAGVAVIAALLIGVFVLNTPLSVLAVTILVLARLVGPVQMIAQTGQSLANALPAFTELNRTLIELRQVAAPPAATNCTLSDRSGPASLRLENVSYTYPDTGEKILNGATFEITAGEIVALVGPSGVGKTTLLDITSGLLRPDKGTVFADGEAVRSEQEMRQWRDQLAYLPQDPFLFDASIKENLMWCARTSDEGDIGEAIRIAAIDGLTSDGREGLDIRAGERGQSLSGGERQRICLARALLRRPRLLILDEATNALDARLEDLVLEGLRSLRSQFSILLITHRAETLRHADRVLRLENGRVLEA; this is translated from the coding sequence ATGGGACCATTCAAAGCATATTTGGCCGATATTTGGCGCGATTCCGGCAAACAGATGCCGTGGGCTGCAACACTGGTCGTCTTGGGTGCCCTTGTCGAAGGGATAGGCCTTCTCGCAATTTTGCCGCTCGCTGCGCTTATCACCGGCAATGCGGACACGGAACTTGGACGCTCTGCATTATCGGCAATGTCCGGGATTGGCCTAGTCACGGAATTTTCAAGGGCTTTGGCACTGACGACAGGGTTCTTGATCATCCTGGCGATCCGCAATCTGATTATGTGGCGGCGCGACACACTCTTGTTCAGCCTAGGGGTTTCCTATGTAGACCGGTGGAGGACGCGTTTGCTCAGCGCAATTGGCAATGCTGATTGGGCCACCGTCAGCGCGCTTCGGAGAAGCGATTTCGAACATGCGATAACCAACGACGTTTCGCGACTGTCATCCAGCACCGACCAGATGCTGCGTTCCGCGGCTATGATCGCGCTCAGTGTGGTTCAACTCGGCATTATTGCTGCGCTTTCGCCCATGCTGTTGATCTTGGTGTTTGCGCTGCTAGGCGTGTCATTGCTGTTCACTCTCCCGCTGATGCGTAAAGCGGGACGATTGGGCAAGAAGCTGACCAAGTCGGGGCGCAGGATTTACGGCGTACTCGGCGATTTCATGTCGAGCCAAAAACTGGCCAGATTGAACAATGCTGAAGCAGATTTCCTTGAAAGGTTCTCCGGCTCGATCCGCGATGTGAGGACAAACCAAACCGCCTTTATGTCTTCCCAAATCGTCGCGCGTGGCTGGTTCCAGATGGCCGCCGGCGTGGCGGTCATTGCCGCCCTGCTGATTGGCGTGTTCGTTCTGAATACACCGCTTTCGGTGCTTGCGGTGACGATTCTGGTGTTGGCAAGACTGGTCGGCCCGGTCCAGATGATCGCGCAAACTGGACAGTCGCTGGCAAATGCATTGCCCGCATTTACCGAGCTCAATCGAACTCTTATCGAATTAAGGCAGGTGGCAGCTCCGCCCGCTGCTACCAATTGCACCTTATCAGACAGGTCTGGCCCGGCCTCACTAAGGCTGGAAAATGTCAGTTACACCTATCCAGACACGGGCGAGAAGATTTTGAACGGCGCAACGTTTGAAATTACCGCTGGCGAGATTGTCGCATTGGTTGGGCCATCAGGCGTTGGAAAGACGACATTGCTAGACATCACGTCTGGCTTGTTGCGGCCAGATAAAGGCACGGTATTTGCCGATGGAGAGGCAGTTCGCAGCGAACAGGAAATGCGGCAATGGCGCGACCAGTTGGCTTATCTGCCGCAAGACCCGTTCCTGTTTGACGCCAGCATCAAAGAAAATTTGATGTGGTGCGCACGAACCAGCGATGAAGGCGACATAGGGGAAGCGATCAGAATAGCTGCGATTGACGGTCTTACCAGCGATGGCCGCGAAGGGCTGGACATCAGAGCCGGTGAGCGAGGCCAGTCGCTGTCGGGAGGAGAACGCCAGCGAATTTGTCTGGCAAGAGCTTTGCTGCGCCGCCCCCGGCTACTCATTCTGGATGAAGCGACCAATGCTCTCGACGCGCGTCTGGAGGATCTGGTGCTTGAAGGCTTGCGGTCACTACGCAGCCAGTTTTCGATCCTGCTGATCACCCACCGCGCCGAAACCCTGCGCCATGCAGACCGCGTATTGCGCCTGGAAAATGGCCGGGTTTTAGAAGCATGA
- a CDS encoding sulfotransferase: MIERRRDAIKTHLFLLCPNNSGSTYLSRALATSPAVWSLEKEGQHMIGFAGPSTLESPWPLIWGSSEDSIAHFRDSPDYDWSRTKRAWYYHASAKRDDAPIFHTKAPPFLLIADQLANNFAGAAFLFMVRNPYAAMEGILRRHDRAGFLNRSPDLATVAARHLVTCLTAQRHNISEYAEISIDFRYEDLCASPQEISNQISNFLPEIGPLDLAQKLAIKGTYDEPLRDMNTEQIARLSAEEIAAANEVFRPNAELLSHFDYRIIET; the protein is encoded by the coding sequence GTGATTGAACGCCGCCGCGATGCAATCAAGACACATCTGTTTCTGCTGTGCCCCAACAACAGTGGCTCCACCTATCTCTCCCGCGCATTGGCAACTTCGCCTGCGGTTTGGAGTTTGGAGAAAGAGGGCCAACATATGATCGGCTTTGCCGGCCCATCGACTTTGGAAAGCCCGTGGCCCTTAATATGGGGCAGCAGCGAAGATAGCATCGCTCATTTTCGCGACAGCCCGGATTATGATTGGAGCCGGACCAAAAGAGCGTGGTATTACCATGCATCGGCGAAGCGCGACGATGCCCCGATTTTCCACACCAAAGCGCCGCCGTTCCTGTTGATTGCAGATCAGCTGGCTAACAATTTTGCCGGGGCCGCCTTTCTATTCATGGTCCGCAATCCCTACGCCGCGATGGAGGGCATTCTGCGCCGCCATGACCGCGCCGGCTTCCTTAACCGGAGCCCTGATTTGGCAACAGTTGCAGCACGGCATCTGGTCACTTGCCTAACCGCGCAGAGGCATAATATTTCGGAATATGCAGAGATATCTATCGACTTCCGGTACGAGGATTTGTGCGCATCACCGCAGGAGATTTCCAACCAGATCTCCAACTTCTTGCCAGAGATCGGCCCACTCGACCTTGCCCAAAAGCTCGCGATTAAAGGAACTTATGACGAACCCTTAAGAGACATGAACACAGAACAGATTGCCCGCCTGTCTGCCGAGGAAATTGCCGCCGCCAATGAAGTTTTCCGGCCCAATGCGGAACTGCTGTCACATTTTGACTATCGGATAATCGAAACATAA
- a CDS encoding aspartyl/asparaginyl beta-hydroxylase domain-containing protein gives MPPRVKKPTDIRELATVEVSRLIALASRISPETWGQEDRHKENDFAVFHHTQHLVFRFISENRDPEDFYANPAWDVWKPVLMPLMQQAIAPYGFRNPQFPKAMLAKLAAGHQIDPHYDGAGSNQRVHKIHIPLVTNPEAEFLVGDGRFHLDVGKAYEVNNIISHGAVNQGSEDRIHFIFEVFEGDYQQTTVRPDGGTAANADL, from the coding sequence GTGCCGCCACGGGTCAAAAAACCTACAGATATCCGCGAGTTGGCTACTGTCGAAGTCAGTCGTCTGATTGCACTTGCCAGCCGTATATCGCCGGAGACATGGGGGCAGGAGGACCGGCATAAGGAGAACGACTTTGCCGTATTTCACCACACGCAGCACCTAGTATTCCGCTTCATAAGCGAGAACCGCGACCCTGAAGATTTTTATGCCAATCCAGCTTGGGATGTGTGGAAACCCGTCTTGATGCCGCTAATGCAGCAAGCGATTGCGCCATATGGCTTTCGCAACCCGCAATTTCCCAAGGCAATGCTGGCCAAATTGGCTGCTGGACACCAGATTGATCCGCATTATGACGGGGCTGGTTCAAACCAGCGCGTGCACAAAATCCATATCCCGCTGGTGACCAATCCCGAAGCCGAATTTCTGGTTGGTGATGGTCGATTCCATCTAGACGTTGGCAAAGCGTACGAGGTCAACAACATCATTTCTCACGGCGCGGTCAACCAAGGTAGCGAGGACCGAATCCACTTCATCTTTGAAGTATTCGAGGGCGATTATCAGCAAACCACAGTCAGACCAGACGGAGGCACCGCCGCTAATGCCGACCTATAA
- a CDS encoding sulfotransferase domain-containing protein has protein sequence MKQATARFGDGRSIIWLASYPKSGNTWLRSLLTAYCYPDDEFDINALIGQQDPFDRQLLDDHAGISSAEMSDRELIPYQAQLHRHLAQHAQPPYFIKTHSACRVSHDGTHLFPAEASAGAIYIVRDPVDVVPSLAHHEGRDFDWTIARMADAEAGLDIWPNKGGLMVPQFMSSWSVNAQSWLDQNQIPVHLLRYEDLHGDTERHFADVLRFCAIEIDQSRLLAAVERCRIDRLQSDETKSGFNERPSSERPFFRGGRIGDGHKKLSKEQKIEVREQHASAIEELGYRV, from the coding sequence ATGAAACAGGCTACCGCCCGTTTCGGAGATGGCCGGTCCATTATCTGGCTCGCATCCTACCCGAAATCGGGCAACACATGGCTGCGCAGCCTGCTAACCGCTTATTGCTATCCCGACGACGAATTCGATATCAACGCGTTGATCGGCCAGCAGGATCCGTTTGACCGGCAATTGCTCGACGATCACGCAGGGATCAGTTCGGCGGAAATGAGCGATAGGGAACTGATTCCCTATCAAGCGCAATTGCACCGCCATTTGGCGCAACACGCGCAGCCCCCATATTTCATCAAAACTCACAGCGCCTGTCGCGTTTCGCATGACGGCACCCATCTATTCCCGGCGGAGGCCAGCGCCGGAGCAATCTATATCGTCCGCGATCCGGTGGATGTGGTCCCGTCGCTTGCCCATCATGAAGGACGGGATTTCGATTGGACGATAGCACGGATGGCCGATGCCGAGGCGGGATTGGACATATGGCCCAACAAAGGCGGCCTGATGGTGCCGCAATTTATGTCAAGCTGGTCCGTCAATGCGCAAAGCTGGCTGGATCAAAATCAAATTCCGGTGCATCTGCTGCGCTATGAAGATTTGCACGGCGATACCGAACGGCACTTTGCCGATGTCCTTCGCTTTTGTGCAATTGAGATCGATCAATCTCGGCTATTGGCCGCAGTGGAAAGATGCCGAATAGACCGCTTGCAAAGCGACGAAACCAAGAGCGGATTCAACGAGCGGCCGTCCTCGGAAAGGCCGTTCTTTCGTGGAGGCAGAATTGGTGATGGACACAAAAAGCTGAGTAAAGAGCAGAAAATTGAGGTGCGAGAACAACACGCGAGCGCTATCGAAGAGCTTGGCTATAGGGTGTGA
- a CDS encoding PqqD family protein, whose amino-acid sequence MAENKLSAKCVVKRNEDVLFSEVADGMSLMDIDSGKYFHFDQTGSVIWKQIDGDLTISQLCENVQREFDVDAETCAADTIEFLTELNQLKLVSFQS is encoded by the coding sequence ATGGCGGAAAACAAATTGTCGGCTAAGTGCGTTGTGAAACGGAATGAGGATGTGCTGTTCAGCGAGGTAGCTGACGGTATGTCATTGATGGATATCGATAGCGGGAAATATTTTCATTTTGATCAGACCGGATCGGTAATCTGGAAACAAATCGACGGAGACCTTACTATCTCTCAGCTATGCGAGAACGTGCAAAGGGAATTCGACGTTGATGCAGAGACTTGCGCCGCTGATACGATTGAATTCCTGACAGAATTAAACCAGCTTAAGCTGGTTAGTTTTCAAAGCTAA
- a CDS encoding asparagine synthetase B family protein, whose amino-acid sequence MITASLNRAPIGTAGDSRSIGGLQSGNLLIFADARIDDRASLLSQLSESRPDSDADLILGAYRKWGPNCIRHLTGDFAFVIIDQQAGSIFCGRDHIGARPLYYALGSDRMHFASNIDALIAADPSLNSIDPEFAAMALVDNTFASSDRTFHRRIRKLAPGHTLEVGPKRHQIERWWNPRDISPLTLHNEAEYVEAARSVFATAVEDRICAAERVAVHLSGGLDSSAVAATATRLLRQSRRAEPIGYAWHLRAADMPQDDESIVVEAARDALQIEAFAPVADKDSIVALLRADWSRGIDAGILISEGAIQDHAQQQSISLILSGWGGDEGLSFNGRGYHAQLLTSGDWRELSRVSNNPGVVALLKGIRNGLRELGKGVQSAGMKRRTKSSYLSPDYTSLIGQFKHAPISFRSPQHVMAGLIDTNHLASRLESWALSAQPKFIQYAYPLLDRRVMEFALSLPGHMFLRDGTRRWIMREMIDPAIPDIIRRNTQKAEPARVKAAIPHLHKAFHRCADLLEGQNGRGERDQYVDLKRLIADLRGPEEAVRANLSYKRRALQFLLF is encoded by the coding sequence ATGATCACGGCAAGTCTAAACCGGGCACCGATCGGCACGGCTGGTGACAGCAGGTCCATTGGTGGCTTGCAGTCCGGTAATTTGTTGATCTTTGCAGACGCGCGGATTGATGACCGGGCATCACTGCTTTCTCAATTGAGTGAATCCCGGCCCGATAGTGATGCCGATCTAATCCTCGGCGCGTACCGCAAGTGGGGACCTAATTGCATTCGCCACCTAACTGGTGATTTTGCATTTGTAATTATCGATCAGCAGGCAGGCAGCATATTCTGCGGGCGCGATCACATAGGCGCCCGGCCACTTTATTACGCGCTTGGCAGCGATCGCATGCACTTTGCCAGTAACATTGACGCATTGATTGCTGCGGACCCATCGCTCAATAGCATCGACCCAGAATTTGCCGCGATGGCGCTCGTCGATAACACTTTCGCATCCTCTGACCGGACATTCCACAGGCGCATCCGAAAGCTGGCCCCAGGTCATACGCTGGAGGTTGGACCGAAGAGACACCAAATCGAGCGCTGGTGGAACCCTCGCGACATCTCCCCTTTAACATTGCATAACGAAGCAGAATATGTCGAAGCGGCACGATCGGTCTTTGCTACCGCAGTTGAAGACCGCATCTGTGCTGCCGAGCGAGTTGCAGTCCATTTGAGCGGCGGGCTTGATTCTTCTGCTGTTGCGGCAACAGCAACCCGATTATTGCGACAATCTCGGCGTGCAGAGCCGATTGGCTATGCATGGCATTTGCGCGCTGCGGATATGCCCCAAGACGACGAGTCAATCGTGGTGGAAGCAGCGCGCGACGCCTTGCAGATCGAGGCCTTTGCTCCAGTGGCGGATAAGGATTCCATCGTGGCGCTTTTGCGAGCAGATTGGAGCCGGGGCATAGATGCAGGCATCCTAATCAGTGAAGGCGCGATACAGGATCATGCGCAGCAACAGTCAATCAGCTTAATTCTCTCCGGTTGGGGCGGAGACGAAGGCCTGTCTTTCAATGGCCGCGGCTATCACGCCCAATTGCTAACCAGCGGCGATTGGCGCGAATTGAGCAGGGTTTCAAACAACCCCGGCGTGGTAGCCTTGCTGAAGGGGATTAGAAACGGTTTGCGCGAATTGGGCAAAGGCGTGCAATCAGCAGGGATGAAGCGCAGGACCAAGAGCAGCTATCTATCGCCGGACTATACGAGCCTGATCGGCCAATTCAAACACGCACCCATTTCCTTTCGCAGCCCGCAACATGTGATGGCTGGCTTGATTGATACAAACCACCTCGCTTCCCGGCTGGAGTCTTGGGCGCTATCTGCCCAGCCAAAATTCATTCAATATGCCTATCCTTTGCTTGATCGCAGAGTGATGGAATTTGCATTGTCTTTGCCCGGACATATGTTCTTGCGCGATGGCACGCGGCGGTGGATCATGCGCGAGATGATCGACCCGGCCATTCCTGACATAATTCGCCGCAACACGCAGAAAGCCGAGCCAGCCCGGGTAAAGGCTGCAATTCCTCACCTTCATAAGGCATTCCACCGATGCGCTGATCTGTTAGAAGGCCAGAATGGCAGGGGCGAACGCGATCAATATGTCGATCTCAAGCGGTTGATCGCCGACTTGCGCGGACCGGAGGAAGCAGTGCGAGCCAACTTGTCTTACAAGCGCCGGGCGCTGCAGTTCCTGCTGTTTTGA
- a CDS encoding glycosyltransferase: MTVTSRDYLPGTWVMLHSFLQAHPDFDGDIAVLADDLADKDKYQLSVSFERIGFSEPSEKLARSIADLTRSVPKLQGRARRFFSLEAFNPARAGNVLFCDSDLLFRSGIDAMLAMDGAIIACGDRAQLIGSGRDQSSLAELDGSETRTPVRDGFATFNAGLMLIRPELRTPENWAALLGHLDHKVWGEIATQHTDQAVYNKMFGRQVTLAGASHNYLVGHGSALRNAAIAPMSEAKVLHFNGPAKPWHFGRHLDAATADASYVRAFQDWYSAYTRFLTSHHFVANTGSDIS, from the coding sequence GTGACGGTGACATCGCGCGACTATTTGCCGGGCACTTGGGTGATGCTGCATTCCTTCCTTCAGGCGCATCCTGACTTCGATGGCGATATCGCTGTCTTGGCGGACGACTTAGCCGACAAAGACAAATATCAGCTTTCGGTAAGTTTCGAGAGGATCGGCTTTAGCGAGCCATCGGAAAAATTGGCGCGCTCGATTGCCGATTTGACCCGCAGCGTTCCCAAGCTTCAAGGACGTGCCCGGCGGTTCTTTTCACTTGAGGCTTTCAATCCTGCCCGCGCGGGCAACGTGTTATTCTGCGACAGCGACTTGCTGTTCCGCTCAGGCATAGATGCCATGTTGGCAATGGATGGTGCCATCATCGCCTGTGGGGATCGGGCGCAGCTAATCGGATCGGGCCGCGACCAAAGCAGCTTGGCTGAATTGGATGGCTCTGAGACAAGAACGCCGGTGAGAGATGGCTTTGCGACCTTCAATGCCGGTCTGATGCTGATCAGGCCGGAACTTCGCACACCGGAAAACTGGGCCGCCTTGCTCGGCCATTTGGACCACAAGGTTTGGGGTGAAATCGCGACCCAGCACACTGATCAGGCAGTTTACAACAAAATGTTTGGAAGGCAGGTTACTCTTGCCGGTGCCTCGCATAATTATCTGGTTGGCCATGGCTCAGCCCTGAGGAATGCTGCCATCGCGCCAATGTCTGAAGCCAAGGTGCTGCATTTCAACGGTCCTGCAAAGCCATGGCATTTCGGGCGACATCTGGATGCCGCAACTGCCGATGCCAGCTATGTCCGCGCCTTTCAGGATTGGTATTCGGCATATACCAGATTCCTGACTTCCCATCATTTCGTAGCCAATACTGGCAGCGACATCAGCTAG
- a CDS encoding FG-GAP-like repeat-containing protein, whose amino-acid sequence MTNASTGQYADGGNAPGIGKFFADRRLLLAIALTALIAVYFWTQSRYPALDEKAMMGGGTNVSGIAFDELLEWIPGSGILWEITVNSVNWMYTNWKGMTFGVLFAACALTLFGLIERRGFENPFANAALGAAIGTPLGVCVNCAAPIARGLHSSGMRLETTLSALVASPTLNVIVVSMTFALLPFHVAIVKLVAALGFVLIGVPLLTRLLGKSGYKETALDAAHDELDSRRGWLTRKLEALRPLPVPASDIDNWGKALLWLGRTFGRNLLFIVAVTVPLMILAGVLGSIMVTLLDWDDFRRIVSVPKGEIGILLAMCAIAVVAIILPVPIAFDVILAVILINAGWPVKFVMPLLFALGCFSIYSYMIVGRAVSWKIASGMMASLAGLAVLCGVVVNYADKYVILQAHEANIGYLADFELEKPVAGPSNAVDFADLDPAKRVELAAADAAIEHSGPGAVSALTATPFADGKNNAKVGFQRLMGPEIGLDVTPYPVGLDVLEPYLMFWAMAAGDIEQDGWVDLIMARNPSVGGLQMFSNRGGKFVEVKLDLGPVSEQFVGSVVLTDLNDDRLPDLFVSSFLHDTQIFWNNGGKFDYDRRTVLPNGQAGLVGAPAFADLDDDGDLDIVAANWTLGTTGNNNNPYLISSTDRIFWNEGVSKFTPQTLVGIPGESLSSLVTDINQDGHMDIMIGDDVSTADKIYLGRGGRQFELMTKSEGLVPYLTTTTMSYDMGDIDNDLQQELYSAQIAMPSRQMQSIPSLAYCEDNQLNLQSKGACFVEIRNRAMPIDLAHSLYSRCNEITVPKYKALCAATSAIQRSGYLADTSFCSKLAGLSDEFVRHCERAATERYPNAAEAIEKLDYLGGIRGRNVLLKIDDAGVYQDRALDFGVDRPGWSWNSRFVDLDQDGWQDLFVGSGMIYHRTTVANAFYRNQGGKNFIREEARFGLSDGMATSSYALIDYDRDGDMDIIRASALTQPIIHRNDAPSGRALWVRLEDELGNRAGVGSQVLLSLADGTRQMREIRQSGGFATGIYPQAHFGLGKSGKVSRVDIIWPDGTKTGLTGDFAANSELIIRRAP is encoded by the coding sequence ATGACAAACGCATCTACGGGGCAATATGCGGATGGCGGTAATGCGCCGGGCATTGGCAAATTTTTCGCGGATAGGCGCCTGCTTCTGGCGATTGCTCTGACTGCGCTAATTGCGGTCTATTTCTGGACTCAATCGCGCTATCCGGCGCTTGACGAAAAAGCCATGATGGGCGGCGGCACCAACGTCAGCGGCATCGCTTTTGATGAGCTACTTGAATGGATTCCGGGCAGCGGCATATTGTGGGAAATTACCGTCAATTCGGTCAATTGGATGTACACCAATTGGAAGGGGATGACGTTCGGCGTGTTGTTTGCCGCTTGCGCGCTAACCTTGTTTGGCCTGATTGAGCGGCGCGGGTTTGAAAATCCGTTCGCCAATGCGGCGCTGGGGGCAGCAATCGGCACTCCGCTGGGGGTATGCGTAAATTGCGCGGCACCGATCGCGCGCGGATTGCACAGCTCGGGAATGCGGCTGGAAACGACGCTAAGCGCTTTGGTCGCGTCCCCGACTTTGAACGTAATAGTGGTCAGCATGACATTCGCGCTGCTGCCATTTCATGTTGCTATTGTGAAGCTGGTTGCGGCGCTGGGCTTCGTGTTGATCGGGGTTCCGTTGCTGACGCGGCTATTGGGCAAATCGGGGTATAAAGAAACCGCGCTCGATGCTGCGCATGACGAGCTGGACAGCCGCCGCGGATGGTTGACCCGCAAGTTGGAGGCGCTTCGGCCATTACCGGTTCCGGCATCGGACATCGACAATTGGGGCAAGGCTTTGCTCTGGCTTGGGCGGACATTTGGCCGCAATTTGCTATTTATTGTCGCGGTCACAGTTCCCTTGATGATATTGGCTGGTGTGCTGGGCTCGATCATGGTCACCTTGCTCGATTGGGATGATTTTCGGCGGATTGTCTCTGTTCCCAAAGGTGAAATCGGCATTTTGCTGGCGATGTGCGCGATTGCGGTGGTGGCGATTATCCTGCCGGTGCCGATCGCGTTTGACGTAATTCTCGCGGTTATTCTGATCAATGCCGGTTGGCCGGTAAAATTTGTTATGCCGCTGCTGTTCGCACTCGGCTGTTTCAGCATCTATTCCTACATGATTGTGGGCAGGGCAGTGTCCTGGAAAATCGCCAGCGGAATGATGGCCTCTTTGGCCGGCTTGGCAGTTTTATGCGGGGTAGTGGTCAATTACGCTGACAAATATGTGATCCTTCAGGCGCATGAAGCCAACATTGGCTATCTCGCTGATTTCGAATTGGAGAAGCCGGTGGCCGGGCCATCCAATGCGGTGGACTTTGCGGATCTCGATCCGGCTAAGCGGGTAGAGCTGGCTGCAGCTGATGCTGCGATAGAACATAGTGGGCCGGGTGCGGTGTCGGCTTTGACCGCGACGCCCTTCGCTGATGGTAAAAATAACGCAAAAGTCGGCTTTCAACGATTGATGGGCCCTGAAATCGGTCTCGATGTTACACCGTATCCGGTCGGGTTGGACGTGCTCGAACCCTATCTGATGTTTTGGGCAATGGCCGCGGGCGATATCGAGCAGGACGGCTGGGTTGATTTGATAATGGCGCGCAACCCGTCGGTTGGGGGCTTGCAAATGTTTTCCAATCGCGGGGGCAAATTTGTCGAAGTGAAGCTCGATCTTGGGCCGGTATCGGAGCAATTTGTCGGTTCGGTCGTTCTCACAGATTTGAACGACGACCGGCTGCCCGATTTGTTCGTCTCCAGCTTCCTGCATGACACGCAAATATTCTGGAATAACGGCGGTAAATTCGATTATGACAGGCGAACCGTGCTGCCAAACGGGCAAGCCGGACTGGTCGGCGCACCGGCCTTTGCTGATTTGGACGATGATGGTGATTTGGACATCGTCGCAGCCAATTGGACATTGGGCACCACCGGCAACAACAACAACCCCTATCTAATCTCATCGACTGATCGAATTTTTTGGAACGAAGGCGTCAGCAAATTTACTCCGCAAACTCTTGTGGGTATCCCCGGCGAATCGCTCAGCTCACTGGTCACAGATATTAATCAGGATGGGCACATGGACATCATGATTGGCGATGATGTTTCAACAGCGGACAAGATTTATCTGGGCCGCGGCGGACGCCAATTTGAATTGATGACCAAGTCGGAAGGGTTGGTCCCCTATCTGACTACAACCACCATGAGTTACGACATGGGGGATATCGACAATGATTTGCAGCAGGAGCTGTATTCGGCGCAGATTGCAATGCCGAGCCGGCAGATGCAATCCATTCCCTCATTGGCCTATTGCGAAGACAATCAGTTGAACTTGCAATCAAAGGGCGCGTGCTTTGTCGAAATACGCAATCGCGCGATGCCGATCGATCTTGCCCATTCGCTCTATTCGCGTTGCAACGAAATTACCGTTCCTAAATACAAAGCATTATGTGCGGCCACCAGCGCCATCCAGCGCTCCGGTTATTTGGCCGATACAAGTTTCTGTTCGAAATTGGCCGGGTTGAGTGATGAATTTGTGAGGCATTGCGAACGCGCCGCGACCGAGCGGTATCCGAACGCTGCTGAGGCGATTGAAAAATTGGATTACCTTGGAGGCATCAGGGGGCGCAATGTTTTGTTGAAGATTGACGATGCGGGCGTGTATCAGGATCGTGCTCTTGACTTCGGAGTGGACCGCCCCGGCTGGAGCTGGAATTCGCGCTTCGTCGATCTCGATCAGGATGGCTGGCAGGATCTGTTTGTCGGGTCTGGGATGATCTACCACCGAACCACGGTGGCCAATGCATTCTACCGCAACCAAGGCGGCAAGAATTTCATTCGAGAAGAAGCGCGCTTCGGGCTGTCCGACGGAATGGCAACCTCCAGCTATGCTCTGATAGATTATGATCGGGACGGCGATATGGATATCATCCGTGCCTCGGCGCTGACGCAGCCAATTATTCACCGAAATGACGCACCTTCCGGCCGTGCGCTGTGGGTGCGGTTGGAAGATGAGCTGGGTAATCGGGCAGGTGTCGGGTCGCAGGTTTTGCTAAGCTTGGCGGATGGAACGCGGCAAATGCGTGAAATTCGCCAAAGCGGCGGGTTTGCTACCGGTATCTATCCGCAGGCGCATTTCGGGTTGGGCAAGTCAGGCAAGGTGAGCCGCGTCGACATTATCTGGCCGGATGGCACCAAGACCGGGTTGACCGGCGATTTCGCGGCAAACAGCGAATTGATTATCCGCCGCGCGCCCTAG